In Patescibacteria group bacterium, one genomic interval encodes:
- a CDS encoding HEPN domain-containing protein, with the protein MIAKEIKKIAKNRLKDAETLLRAKRYDGAVYICGYAIELCLKKQICKKLQWTEFPPGHNFNDYKSLKTHNLEILLSFTGKESKVKKQLFAEWSIVSQWDPESRYNPIGNIKNKEAKQMINSAKKILKEL; encoded by the coding sequence ATGATTGCTAAAGAAATAAAAAAAATTGCAAAGAATAGACTAAAAGATGCAGAAACCTTACTTCGTGCTAAACGATATGATGGTGCAGTATATATTTGCGGTTATGCAATAGAACTTTGTTTGAAAAAGCAAATATGTAAAAAATTACAATGGACTGAATTCCCACCCGGTCATAATTTTAATGATTATAAATCTTTAAAAACACATAATTTAGAAATATTATTAAGTTTTACAGGAAAAGAAAGTAAGGTTAAAAAACAATTATTCGCGGAATGGTCCATTGTATCACAATGGGATCCAGAATCAAGATATAATCCAATTGGTAATATTAAGAATAAAGAAGCAAAACAAATGATAAATTCAGCCAAAAAAATATTAAAAGAACTATGA